The Gammaproteobacteria bacterium genome contains a region encoding:
- the trxA gene encoding thioredoxin — MEPTFVKNIDTASFPSEVLERSREVPVVVDFWAAWCGPCRALGPMLERLADEYQGRFELAKLDVDANQSLAGRFQVQGIPTVIAFRNGEEVNRFTGAIPEPQIRAWLREIIPSASDQTAAAALSAAESGDVTTAERLFREVLVAEPLHEEAAVGLADLLVAQGRAQEALTLLDPFPPSSKIERLRAIARIGSVDTSSIDDLEAKLAADPDNGVLLVHLGRALSAAGRTQEALDALLSAVALGGESREEGRKAMLDIFEVLGPDHPLAGQYRRKLASALF, encoded by the coding sequence ATGGAACCCACATTTGTCAAGAACATCGACACTGCAAGTTTTCCGAGCGAAGTCCTCGAACGAAGCCGAGAGGTTCCCGTCGTCGTGGACTTCTGGGCTGCATGGTGCGGCCCATGCCGGGCACTCGGACCCATGCTCGAGCGACTCGCGGACGAGTACCAAGGAAGGTTCGAGCTGGCGAAACTGGACGTGGACGCCAACCAGAGCCTGGCCGGCCGGTTCCAGGTTCAAGGAATACCGACGGTCATCGCTTTCCGAAACGGCGAGGAGGTCAACCGCTTCACGGGTGCGATCCCCGAGCCACAGATTCGCGCCTGGCTTCGCGAGATCATCCCTTCCGCGTCCGACCAAACGGCTGCGGCCGCGCTGTCGGCCGCCGAGTCCGGTGATGTCACCACGGCCGAACGTCTCTTCCGCGAAGTCCTGGTCGCCGAACCGCTCCATGAGGAGGCAGCGGTCGGACTGGCCGACCTGCTGGTCGCCCAGGGCCGTGCCCAGGAAGCGCTCACACTCCTGGACCCCTTCCCTCCAAGCTCGAAGATCGAACGGCTGCGAGCCATTGCTCGGATCGGCAGCGTCGACACGTCCTCGATCGACGATCTCGAGGCGAAACTCGCAGCCGACCCGGACAATGGCGTACTCCTCGTGCATCTTGGCCGCGCACTGAGCGCAGCAGGGCGCACGCAAGAGGCGTTGGACGCTCTCCTGAGCGCCGTCGCTCTCGGAGGAGAGTCTCGCGAGGAGGGACGCAAGGCCATGCTGGACATCTTCGAGGTCCTCGGACCGGATCATCCGCTGGCCGGCCAGTACCGCCGCAAGTTGGCCAGCGCGCTGTTCTGA
- a CDS encoding peptidylprolyl isomerase, with amino-acid sequence MTIDLSKTYTATLHTNHGDIEIEFFAGEAPQAVNNFVFLAGEGFFDGVIFHRVVPGFVIQGGDPTGTGRGGPGYRFRDELDHPRTYTRGTVAMANAGPNTNGSQFFICLKDVGLPHAYTVFGKVTEGMDAVDAIASTPLRGERPIEDAIIRSCDVSTG; translated from the coding sequence ATCACGATCGACCTGTCGAAGACCTACACGGCGACACTGCACACGAACCACGGCGATATCGAGATCGAGTTCTTCGCCGGGGAAGCCCCGCAGGCCGTCAACAACTTCGTGTTCCTCGCAGGAGAAGGTTTCTTCGACGGTGTGATCTTTCACCGTGTCGTGCCCGGTTTCGTCATCCAGGGAGGCGACCCGACGGGCACCGGCCGCGGAGGTCCCGGCTATCGCTTCCGGGACGAACTCGATCACCCGAGGACCTACACGCGAGGCACCGTGGCGATGGCGAATGCCGGCCCCAACACGAACGGATCACAGTTCTTCATCTGCCTCAAAGATGTGGGACTCCCCCACGCCTACACGGTCTTCGGCAAGGTGACCGAAGGCATGGATGCCGTCGACGCCATCGCCTCGACACCCCTGCGCGGCGAACGACCCATCGAGGACGCCATCATCCGTTCTTGTGACGTCTCGACGGGATAA
- a CDS encoding 4-hydroxy-tetrahydrodipicolinate reductase → MLRVGVSGAAGRMGRAVAAAIGGDPELAVGSLFDPAGGEVGSMPISTDPGTIEGCDVVVEFTNPSVVMDNLATWRRMGVHAVVGTSGFTEDRIEAVRTFWGSGPPNCLIVPNFSVGAVLMMRFAEMAAPHFDAAEIVELHHDRKADAPSGTAAATASRIAEANPEQRRAVESSELVPGARGASIAGIPVHAVRLPGLLAHQEVLFGAAGEVLRIRHDTTDRSSFLPGVLLAVRRIGELPGVTVGLDALL, encoded by the coding sequence ATGCTGAGGGTTGGTGTTTCTGGTGCGGCAGGTCGCATGGGTCGCGCGGTCGCTGCTGCAATCGGCGGGGATCCGGAGTTGGCCGTCGGCAGTCTGTTCGATCCGGCGGGCGGGGAGGTCGGATCCATGCCGATCTCTACCGATCCGGGCACGATCGAGGGGTGCGACGTCGTTGTCGAGTTCACGAATCCCTCCGTGGTGATGGACAACTTGGCGACCTGGCGGCGGATGGGCGTCCACGCGGTCGTCGGTACGTCCGGTTTCACCGAGGACCGGATCGAAGCGGTGAGAACGTTCTGGGGCAGCGGCCCTCCCAACTGCCTGATCGTTCCCAACTTCTCGGTCGGGGCGGTGCTGATGATGCGGTTCGCGGAGATGGCGGCCCCGCACTTCGATGCTGCCGAGATCGTCGAACTGCACCATGATCGCAAGGCAGATGCCCCGTCGGGGACTGCTGCCGCCACGGCGTCACGGATCGCCGAAGCGAACCCCGAACAGCGACGTGCCGTGGAGTCGAGCGAACTCGTGCCCGGTGCAAGGGGCGCCTCGATCGCGGGCATCCCCGTGCATGCGGTCCGGCTCCCCGGGCTGCTCGCCCATCAAGAGGTGCTGTTTGGCGCCGCGGGCGAGGTGCTGCGAATTCGCCACGATACGACCGACCGATCCTCGTTTCTGCCGGGCGTCTTGCTCGCGGTCCGCAGGATCGGAGAGTTGCCAGGCGTCACGGTTGGCCTCGACGCCCTCCTCTGA
- the dapA gene encoding 4-hydroxy-tetrahydrodipicolinate synthase produces MAPFGDVLTAMITPFDVEGNVDYQQAWNLARHLVENGSEGILVTGTTGESPTLTTDEKVALYRTVVEAVGEKATVLAGTGTNNTAASAELTKRAADVGCDGVMAVTPYYSKPSQAGIVAHFTAIADASELPVLLYNIPGRTGRLIEVPTLVEVAAHPRIVAVKDAVMDIDHTAQARAALPEDFAIYSGQDSYTLAMMTVGAIGVVSVASHLAGKQIRRMVSAFADGDIDEAMRLNYGLLPLFYACFLEPNPAPVKAAVDKLWGSVGAPRLPLQAASAGTVAAIERALGVVQQL; encoded by the coding sequence ATGGCGCCATTTGGTGATGTACTCACCGCCATGATCACTCCATTCGACGTCGAAGGAAACGTGGATTACCAGCAGGCATGGAACCTGGCCAGGCACCTGGTCGAGAACGGTTCCGAAGGGATCCTTGTCACAGGGACGACCGGCGAATCGCCGACCTTGACGACCGACGAGAAGGTCGCGTTGTACCGCACTGTCGTCGAGGCCGTCGGCGAGAAGGCGACCGTTCTGGCGGGAACCGGCACGAACAACACCGCTGCATCGGCTGAGCTCACCAAGCGTGCCGCCGATGTCGGCTGCGACGGCGTGATGGCGGTGACACCGTATTACTCGAAACCTTCCCAGGCGGGGATCGTCGCCCACTTCACGGCGATCGCCGACGCATCGGAACTCCCGGTGCTGCTGTACAACATTCCAGGGAGGACGGGTCGGCTGATCGAGGTCCCAACCCTGGTGGAAGTCGCGGCGCACCCTCGGATCGTCGCGGTGAAGGACGCCGTCATGGATATCGATCATACGGCACAGGCCAGGGCCGCGCTGCCCGAGGACTTTGCCATCTACTCGGGCCAGGACAGCTACACGCTGGCGATGATGACGGTCGGGGCGATCGGAGTGGTCTCCGTCGCTTCTCATCTTGCCGGCAAGCAGATCAGGCGGATGGTGTCCGCGTTCGCCGATGGGGATATCGACGAGGCGATGCGACTGAACTACGGCCTGCTTCCGCTGTTCTATGCGTGCTTCCTCGAACCGAATCCCGCACCGGTGAAGGCGGCCGTGGACAAACTGTGGGGATCGGTGGGAGCACCAAGACTGCCGCTCCAAGCGGCCTCCGCAGGGACGGTCGCCGCCATTGAGCGCGCACTCGGGGTGGTGCAACAGCTATGA
- a CDS encoding rhomboid family intramembrane serine protease, translating into MTEETTIPVCYRHPHRHTRLRCASCNKPICPECSVDTPGGQKCPDCARSTTKVIHGRAAVTTLPPVTAALLAINIGLFILSSIMPSVYTWLAQANWLIHAGEWWRLVTGAFLHGGIMHIFFNMYALWLFGPQIERQAGSASFAALYGASLLWGSALFLIMVPSGTAIGASGAIFGLFGAWIGASYRIRHTPAGRRLFRQLAVLLGINLLLPFIISGVAWQAHVGGLIAGLAIVWGWQKVGMRRDTARARSAVAIAAAAAAVLLSVVAVLLG; encoded by the coding sequence GTGACAGAAGAAACCACCATCCCCGTTTGCTATCGGCATCCGCACCGGCACACACGCCTTCGCTGCGCATCCTGCAACAAACCCATCTGTCCCGAGTGCTCCGTGGACACGCCGGGGGGACAGAAGTGCCCCGATTGCGCCCGGTCCACCACGAAAGTGATTCACGGTCGCGCAGCGGTGACGACGCTGCCGCCGGTCACCGCAGCGCTCCTCGCCATCAATATCGGCCTGTTCATCCTGAGTTCGATCATGCCGTCGGTGTACACATGGCTGGCACAGGCCAATTGGCTGATCCATGCCGGTGAATGGTGGCGACTCGTCACCGGCGCGTTCCTGCACGGTGGGATCATGCACATCTTCTTCAACATGTACGCGCTCTGGCTCTTCGGTCCGCAGATCGAGCGACAGGCCGGTTCGGCTTCGTTCGCCGCCCTGTACGGTGCCTCCCTTCTCTGGGGATCCGCACTGTTCCTGATCATGGTCCCCTCAGGAACCGCGATCGGTGCATCGGGAGCGATCTTCGGACTGTTCGGCGCATGGATCGGCGCCTCATACCGCATACGACACACGCCCGCGGGCAGGCGCCTCTTCCGGCAGCTCGCCGTGCTGCTCGGCATCAACCTGTTACTCCCATTCATCATCTCCGGTGTGGCCTGGCAGGCGCACGTCGGAGGTCTCATCGCCGGTCTGGCGATCGTGTGGGGCTGGCAGAAGGTAGGGATGCGGCGCGACACGGCCCGTGCCCGGTCTGCGGTGGCGATCGCGGCCGCAGCAGCCGCCGTCCTGCTCTCCGTAGTGGCGGTTCTGCTCGGCTGA
- a CDS encoding insulinase family protein: MPFDRTVLPNGLTVITEAMTEIRSVAVGIWVDTGTRDELAGERGASHFLEHLLFKGTDELDSLEISRRFDAIGAEANAFTSKDSTCFWVRLLDEDLAEGLGLLAQMLQRPAFRSGDVDSERDVVIEEINMNDDDPGDLAHEQFFRAVFSGHPLEHPVLGSRGSVKALTPEVLEGYWRRRYRAGSTVLAVVGNVDHRHVVDLAGSLFGVWDGGSVTRSLEEAPAGPGVRTVRRETEQVHLVLGGRGLVRGDERRYAFGVLDSVLGGTASSRLFHTIREDRGLAYSVYSFRAAYADAGAYGVYAGTTAHNVGTVLDLLNRELASVTRDGVTEEELARTKGGMRGSMALALEDPNSRMVRLGMEEIAGIEHLSVDQRIARLNAVTADDVHNVAEMVLTGPRTLGVVGPLDAADVERFL, translated from the coding sequence ATGCCCTTCGATCGCACGGTGCTGCCCAACGGACTGACGGTCATCACGGAGGCGATGACGGAGATTCGCTCTGTCGCTGTGGGAATCTGGGTGGACACGGGGACCAGGGATGAGCTTGCGGGGGAGCGGGGAGCCTCGCATTTTCTCGAGCACCTGCTCTTCAAGGGAACCGATGAACTCGACTCGCTGGAGATCTCCCGGCGGTTCGACGCGATCGGAGCCGAGGCGAACGCGTTTACGTCCAAGGACTCGACCTGCTTCTGGGTGCGGCTCCTCGACGAGGACCTCGCCGAGGGACTCGGACTTCTGGCGCAGATGCTGCAACGGCCCGCGTTCCGCTCCGGCGACGTGGACTCGGAACGCGACGTCGTGATCGAAGAGATCAACATGAACGACGACGATCCCGGAGATCTCGCCCATGAGCAGTTCTTCCGCGCCGTGTTCTCCGGGCATCCCCTGGAGCATCCTGTGCTTGGGTCGAGAGGTTCCGTCAAAGCCCTCACGCCCGAAGTGCTGGAGGGATACTGGCGTCGGCGATACCGGGCGGGATCCACCGTGCTGGCGGTCGTCGGGAATGTCGATCACCGGCACGTCGTCGATCTCGCAGGGAGTCTCTTCGGAGTGTGGGACGGCGGTTCGGTCACGCGCTCGTTGGAAGAAGCCCCGGCCGGCCCGGGGGTTCGGACGGTGCGACGCGAGACCGAGCAGGTACACCTCGTACTGGGAGGCCGGGGGCTGGTCAGAGGCGACGAGCGCAGGTACGCATTTGGAGTGCTGGACTCGGTGCTGGGGGGTACGGCGTCGTCGCGGCTGTTCCACACCATTCGTGAGGATCGCGGACTGGCCTACTCCGTGTATAGCTTCCGGGCGGCGTACGCAGACGCCGGGGCCTACGGCGTGTACGCGGGCACCACGGCGCATAATGTGGGCACGGTCCTCGATCTGCTGAACCGGGAGCTCGCGAGTGTCACGCGCGACGGTGTCACCGAGGAGGAGCTGGCTCGAACGAAGGGCGGGATGCGCGGCTCCATGGCGCTGGCCCTCGAAGACCCGAACAGCCGCATGGTGCGTCTCGGCATGGAGGAGATCGCCGGGATCGAGCATCTCTCGGTGGATCAGCGGATCGCCAGGTTGAACGCGGTCACGGCCGACGATGTGCACAACGTGGCCGAAATGGTGTTGACTGGACCGCGAACCTTGGGAGTTGTCGGACCGTTGGATGCGGCAGATGTGGAGAGGTTTCTGTGA